Proteins encoded by one window of Gemmatimonadaceae bacterium:
- a CDS encoding 6-phosphofructokinase translates to MKIAISTGGGDAPGLNAVIRAAVLSATSRGWDVLGICRGYFGLLGEDEILTLTRDSVRGIGHLGGTILRTTNRGNPFAFPVAQPDGTFREVDRSHEILANIKRLGIDAIVTIGGDGSLRIAQQLHDLGVKIVGVPKTIDNDVSGTITTFGFDTAVSTAIEALDKLHTTAESHERVLVMEVMGRHAGFIALHAGVAASADVILIPEIPYDIEAVCEKVRARDRAGRHFSIVVVAEGATQAGGEQSVIGESLPGQDKRVGGIAGRLAWEIQARTGKEARSLVLGHLQRGGSPTGYDRLLATRFGGAAIEAVEQGKWGEMVALQSPHIVTVPISEALREPKRVDPSHDVVRTARAAGISFGD, encoded by the coding sequence ATGAAGATTGCGATCTCCACCGGTGGCGGTGACGCGCCGGGTCTGAATGCCGTCATCCGCGCCGCCGTGCTCTCGGCCACGAGTCGGGGCTGGGACGTCCTCGGCATCTGTCGCGGGTACTTCGGGCTCCTTGGCGAAGACGAGATTCTCACGCTCACGCGCGATTCGGTGCGGGGCATCGGGCACCTCGGCGGCACCATTCTGCGCACCACGAATCGCGGCAACCCGTTCGCCTTTCCGGTTGCTCAGCCGGATGGGACGTTTCGGGAGGTCGATCGGTCGCACGAGATCCTGGCCAACATCAAACGACTTGGCATCGACGCCATCGTCACGATCGGGGGCGACGGTTCGCTCAGGATCGCGCAGCAGCTGCACGACCTGGGCGTGAAGATCGTGGGCGTGCCCAAGACGATCGACAACGACGTGAGCGGCACCATCACCACGTTTGGTTTTGATACGGCCGTGAGCACGGCGATCGAGGCGCTGGACAAGCTGCACACGACCGCGGAGAGCCATGAGCGCGTGCTCGTGATGGAGGTGATGGGTCGCCACGCGGGCTTCATCGCGCTGCACGCCGGCGTTGCGGCATCCGCGGACGTGATCCTCATCCCGGAGATTCCCTACGACATCGAGGCCGTGTGCGAAAAGGTGCGTGCGCGGGATCGCGCGGGCCGGCATTTCTCGATCGTGGTGGTGGCCGAGGGCGCGACGCAGGCCGGCGGAGAGCAGTCGGTGATCGGCGAATCACTGCCGGGCCAGGACAAACGTGTGGGTGGCATTGCCGGTCGACTGGCCTGGGAGATCCAGGCACGCACGGGCAAGGAGGCGCGCTCGCTCGTGCTGGGGCACCTCCAGCGCGGCGGCTCGCCGACGGGCTACGATCGGTTGCTCGCGACGAGGTTCGGCGGGGCGGCGATCGAGGCGGTGGAACAGGGGAAGTGGGGCGAAATGGTCGCGCTGCAATCACCACATATCGTCACGGTCCCTATCAGCGAGGCGCTGCGCGAGCCCAAGCGCGTGGATCCATCGCACGACGTCGTTCGCACGGCGAGGGCGGCGGGGATCTCCTTCGGCGACTAG
- a CDS encoding Rdx family protein has product MAAEVRQAFPDAEVDLVASGGGRFEVLRDGQPVFEKSRLRRHATPGEVVRLLRAADTPP; this is encoded by the coding sequence CTGGCTGCCGAGGTTCGTCAGGCCTTTCCAGACGCCGAGGTGGATCTGGTTGCGTCGGGAGGAGGTCGCTTCGAGGTCCTTCGCGACGGCCAACCAGTCTTCGAAAAGTCCCGGCTGCGCCGGCACGCCACGCCTGGGGAGGTGGTGCGCTTGCTCCGGGCAGCCGACACTCCTCCCTGA
- a CDS encoding tellurite resistance/C4-dicarboxylate transporter family protein — MSWLAEGVRRLSPAYFALVMATGIVSLASMRAGFRLIAVALLWLNVAQYVILVVLFAVRAAQYTRAFTADLRDHRAAPGFLTAVAGTCVLGNQFILIVGWSGVAQGLWVAGMLLWIILTYVIFTNLTIKEHKPSIQDGITGGWLLAVVASQAIAVLSALLSRQFEQPDRLYVNFLALSMWLWGGMMYIWMISLIFYRYTFFPFSPGDLSPPYWINMGAMAISTLAGSLLVENADDAWFLRSLLPFLKGFTVFFWATGTWWIPMLAILAVWRHWWKRFPLTYDPLYWGAVFPLGMYAVATFQMARSMNLDFLLPVPRVFVFVALMAWAATFWGMIRHMLVTARRDGRSPTAGIAASQEGHA, encoded by the coding sequence ATGAGCTGGCTGGCGGAGGGGGTACGGCGGCTATCGCCGGCCTACTTCGCCCTGGTGATGGCCACCGGCATCGTCTCTCTGGCCTCGATGCGCGCGGGCTTCCGGCTGATCGCCGTTGCCCTCTTGTGGCTGAACGTCGCGCAGTACGTCATCCTGGTCGTGCTGTTTGCCGTTCGTGCGGCGCAGTACACGCGCGCGTTCACCGCTGACCTCCGCGATCACCGCGCCGCACCAGGATTCCTCACCGCGGTTGCCGGAACCTGTGTGCTGGGGAATCAGTTCATCCTGATCGTTGGCTGGTCCGGCGTGGCGCAGGGTCTGTGGGTGGCCGGCATGCTGCTCTGGATCATCCTGACGTACGTCATCTTCACCAATCTCACCATCAAGGAGCACAAGCCATCCATTCAGGACGGCATAACGGGCGGTTGGCTCCTTGCCGTCGTCGCATCCCAGGCCATCGCGGTACTCAGTGCGCTGCTGTCACGGCAGTTCGAGCAGCCCGACCGCTTGTACGTCAACTTCCTCGCCCTCTCCATGTGGCTCTGGGGCGGGATGATGTACATCTGGATGATCTCGCTGATTTTCTACCGATACACGTTCTTTCCGTTCTCGCCGGGCGATCTGTCGCCGCCGTACTGGATCAACATGGGCGCCATGGCGATTTCCACGCTGGCGGGATCTCTGCTCGTGGAGAACGCGGATGACGCCTGGTTCCTCCGGTCGCTGCTCCCGTTCCTCAAGGGGTTCACCGTGTTCTTCTGGGCGACCGGTACCTGGTGGATCCCGATGCTCGCGATCCTGGCGGTCTGGCGTCACTGGTGGAAGCGGTTTCCCCTCACCTACGATCCGCTCTACTGGGGCGCCGTCTTTCCCCTGGGCATGTACGCGGTGGCCACCTTCCAGATGGCTCGATCAATGAACCTGGACTTCCTGTTGCCAGTGCCGCGCGTGTTTGTCTTTGTCGCACTGATGGCCTGGGCCGCGACATTCTGGGGCATGATCAGGCATATGCTCGTGACGGCACGGCGTGATGGTCGATCGCCGACAGCCGGGATCGCCGCATCTCAGGAGGGCCACGCCTGA